In Glycine soja cultivar W05 chromosome 10, ASM419377v2, whole genome shotgun sequence, the genomic stretch TGAAGTGAACAAAAGCCAGTCACATGTAGTTATCAGcagaaaatttaaaaaggatAGAAGGGGGAAAGAGCATGGGAGAGAGGTCACGAAAGAAGGATTCCTTGTTTATTTGTCTCCTTGGACCTAAACATAGTGATAtgcatgaattatttttttccatttccaTCTCTCAACTGTAGTTTTCACCctccaaaattacaattttcacccctataataattttctaaaatgcAGTATTTAATCATTTTGCTCCATTAATTTACAGTTAGGCTCACATGATACTACATGACCAAGATCACTGACAGCAGCATAACCCCATCAAGGATTTGATcatgaatgataaaattataggtgagtttaatttcaatatactaatagtatactttttttttacactattaatcAAGCATGACAATCacttttaaagtaaatattatatatgataatttatgattgatagtataaaaacattttacaaTATTGGTACATATTGATATTtacttgttaaaaataaataaaaaagataagaaaaactattaatttccctatttcttctttcttttactctttCCATTACAGAATAGAGAACCAAATCCAAAAAATCTGGCAGTGGCCTTGGGAATATATGCCTGAGGTAGATTCAACACAGGACTAATCCTAACACCATTACCAGAAGATCCACcgtttttctttaaagaaggcTTTTGAGACGAActgtaaaaataatatgtacTTGAACTCGAAGAGGAAGATGATGACCTTCTACTTGAAACAGAGGACTGTTTCTGCAGCCTCTGCTTGTGAGTTTCCCTTGGAAGCTCTGTTTGTTTTGGATTCGGCGCCGAACCGGTGGAGTTGCTTCGTGATAGGAACTGAAGCGAGCGAATCAAGCCATTCCCACGAGTGGTATCGAAATTCAAACTGCTACTGCGCTTGAATTGCCAGAAATACTTGGATGATGGCTTCTCTTCTTCGTTCTCTGCTTCATCAGAGGATGCAGATAAGAACTCCTTGAGCCTCTTCTTTTGAATCTTTTCCGTGGTTGCAGGTTGAGGTCGAGAAGGTTCTTTGGGTTCCTTGGAAACTCTCTTGATCTCCGTTGGGATAATTTTTCCATTGGAGAAGAGTTCATCGGCTGAAGAGAGTTGTTGAGCTAAGCCATTGGTGATGCAGAACACGAAGTCAGAGCTTGAGTCCAAGAGGCATAAGTCTGATCCACGGTGACGATCTTCAACAC encodes the following:
- the LOC114371860 gene encoding vitellogenin-1-like produces the protein MAIEVCSEISSTGISPRISFSHDLKNTEDASVRVEDRHRGSDLCLLDSSSDFVFCITNGLAQQLSSADELFSNGKIIPTEIKRVSKEPKEPSRPQPATTEKIQKKRLKEFLSASSDEAENEEEKPSSKYFWQFKRSSSLNFDTTRGNGLIRSLQFLSRSNSTGSAPNPKQTELPRETHKQRLQKQSSVSSRRSSSSSSSSSTYYFYSSSQKPSLKKNGGSSGNGVRISPVLNLPQAYIPKATARFFGFGSLFCNGKSKRKKK